One Festucalex cinctus isolate MCC-2025b chromosome 1, RoL_Fcin_1.0, whole genome shotgun sequence genomic region harbors:
- the cyp7b1 gene encoding cytochrome P450 7B1 — translation MFAAPAWTLLLVAVAFLLVVISRRRRKSRAGEPPLINGWIPFLGKALEFRKDAHKFLEEQQKKFGDVFTVHIAGRYMTFVMDPLMYPSIIKEGRRLDFHEFSGRAAPAAFGYPPVTEGSFPGLAEQIRRAFRLLQGDQLPALTQGMMGNLMLLLRQDHLHADGAWRARGLYDFCLDVVFEASLLTLYGRAADGLRHGDAARLRARFIRFDDAFPLLIARVPVRLLGGVRAVRQKLIDYFAPPRMFGWTDASQFIRHRAQLLEHHPVMGDGDKAAHHLAMLWASVANTAPAAFWATYHLLRHPEALHAVRQEIRSVLRRSGGRGFSASADLALTAEQLDNMILLESAVQESLRLSSSSINIRVAQEDLTLRLDAEHEVAVRRGDIVALYPRSVHMDGAIYDQPQTFRFDRFARKTEFFKDGQKLRHYLMPFGSGASICPGRFFAVNEIKQFVCLLLLYLDLRLEAGQPEARPDAGRAGLGIPRPANDVRFRYRAAAS, via the exons TCGTGCGGGCGAACCTCCGCTGATCAACGGCTGGATTCCGTTCCTGGGGAAAGCGTTGGAGTTCCGCAAAGACGCTCACAAGTTCCTGGAGGAGCAGCAGAAGAAATTTGGAGACGTTTTCACCGTTCACATTGCAG GTCGCTACATGACGTTCGTCATGGACCCGCTGATGTACCCCAGCATCATCAAGGAAGGCCGCCGGCTGGACTTCCACGAGTTCAGCGGGCGGGCGGCGCCGGCGGCTTTCGGCTACCCGCCCGTCACCGAAGGGAGCTTCCCGGGCCTGGCCGAGCAGATCCGCCGCGCCTTCCGCCTCCTGCAGGGGGACCAGCTGCCGGCGCTGACGCAGGGCATGATGGGAAACCTCATGCTGCTCCTCCGCCAGGACCACCTGCACGCCGACGGCGCCTGGCGCGCGCGCGGCCTCTACGACTTTTGCCTGGACGTCGTGTTCGAGGCCAGCCTCCTGACCTTGTACGGTCGAGCCGCCGACGGCCTCCGGCACGGCGACGCGGCGCGACTCCGGGCCCGGTTCATCCGCTTCGACGACGCCTTCCCGCTGCTCATTGCTCGGGTTCCCGTCCGGCTGCTGGGCGGCGTCCGCGCCGTCCGCCAGAAGCTGATTGACTACTTTGCGCCGCCCAGGATGTTTGGCTGGACGGACGCGTCGCAGTTCATCCGGCACCGTGCTCAGCTCTTGGAGCACCACCCCGTCATGGGCGATGGCGACAAAGCAG CGCACCATTTGGCCATGCTGTGGGCGTCGGTGGCCAACACGGCGCCGGCCGCCTTCTGGGCCACGTACCACCTCCTGAGGCACCCGGAGGCGCTGCACGCCGTCCGCCAGGAGATCCGAAGCGTGCTGCGGCGCAGCGGCGGACGCGGGTTCAGCGCTAGCGCCGACCTGGCGCTCACCGCAGAGCAGCTGGACAACATGATTCTTCTGG AGAGCGCCGTCCAAGAGAGCCTGCGCCTGTCCTCGTCGTCCATCAACATCCGCGTCGCTCAGGAGGACCTGACCCTGCGTCTCGATGCCGAGCACGAGGTGGCGGTGAGGAGAGGCGACATCGTGGCGCTGTACCCGCGGAGCGTGCACATGGATGGCGCCATCTACGACCAGCCGCAG ACGTTTCGCTTCGACCGCTTCGCCCGCAAGACGGAATTCTTCAAGGACGGCCAAAAGCTGCGCCACTACCTGATGCCGTTTGGCTCGGGCGCGTCCATCTGCCCCGGACGCTTCTTTGCCGTCAATGAGATCAAACAGTTCGTGTGCCTGCTGCTGCTCTACTTGGATCTGCGTCTGGAAGCGGGGCAGCCCGAGGCGCGCCCCGACGCCGGCCGCGCCGGCCTCGGCATCCCGCGGCCCGCCAACGACGTGCGCTTCCGCTACCGCGCCGCCGCGAGCTAG